From Panicum hallii strain FIL2 chromosome 2, PHallii_v3.1, whole genome shotgun sequence, a single genomic window includes:
- the LOC112880494 gene encoding short-chain dehydrogenase reductase 3a-like has translation MLRAAQLVFRRETGRAPGALHGLIGSFSTESYSQRLAGKVAVITGAASGIGKATATEFIRNGAKVILTDVQDDVGRAVAAGLGPDASYARCDVTDEAQIAAAVDLAVSRHGRLDVLYSNAGVAGAVAPEPLASLDLADFDRVMSANARSAVACLKHAARVMVPRGSGCVLCTGSTTGMLGGVAALPYSLSKATVMSVVRMAADELARSGVRVNAISPHAIATPLLVRSLARLHPGVPDEQLKRLVETGMSELRGAVLELEDVARAAVYLASDEAKFVTGHNLIIDGGFTVGKRIGVPAAR, from the exons ATGCTCAGAGCAGCGCAGCTCGTTTTCAG GAGGGAGACCGGAAGAGCTCCGGGAGCCTTGCATGGCCTCATCGGTAGCTTCTCAACGGAATCGTACAGCCAGAGGTTAGCCGGTAAGGTCGCCGTCATCACCGGCGCGGCCAGCGGCATCGGCAAGGCGACCGCCACCGAGTTCATCCGCAACGGCGCCAAGGTGATACTCACAGACGTGCAGGACGACGTCGGCCGCGCCGTGGCCGCGGGCCTCGGCCCCGACGCGTCCTACGCCCGCTGCGACGTCACCGACGAGGCCCAGATCGCGGCCGCGGTCGACCTCGCCGTGTCGCGCCACGGCCGCCTGGACGTGCTCTACAGCAACGCGGGCGTGGCGGGCGCCGTGGCCCCCGAGCCGCTGGCGTCGCTGGACCTCGCGGACTTCGACCGCGTCATGTCCGCCAACGCAAGGTCGGCGGTGGCCTGCCTCAAGCACGCCGCGCGCGTCATGGTGCCCCGCGGCAGCGGCTGCGTCCTCTGCACGGGGAGCACCACGGGCATGCTCGGTGGCGTCGCGGCGCTGCCTTACAGCCTGTCCAAGGCCACGGTCATGAGCGTGGTGCGCATGGCGGCGGACGAGCTGGCGCGCTCGGGCGTGCGCGTGAatgccatctccccgcacgccATCGCGACGCCGCTGCTGGTCCGCTCGCTCGCCAGGCTGCACCCGGGCGTCCCCGACGAGCAGCTGAAGCGGCTGGTGGAGACGGGCATGAGCGAGCTCCGCGGCGCAGTGCTGGAGCTGGAGGACGTGGCGAGGGCGGCCGTGTACCTGGCGTCCGACGAGGCCAAGTTCGTGACCGGGCACAACCTCATCATCGACGGCGGGTTCACGGTCGGGAAGCGGATCGGCGTGCCGGCGGCGAGATGA
- the LOC112880493 gene encoding aspartic proteinase CDR1-like, with product MASRGRPRPGSLQALAAVLLLAAASAAAAGSPDRPAPGPPLFLPLTRCYPNASRLAGSLRRGLDEGAHPNARMRLHDDLLTNGYYTTRLYIGTPPQEFALIVDSGSTVTYVPCASCEQCGNHQDPRFQPDLSSTYSPVKCNVDCTCDNDKNQCTYERQYAEMSSSSGVLGEDIVSFGRESELKPQRAVFGCENSETGDLFSQHADGIMGLGRGQLSIMDQLVDKGVISDSFSLCYGGMDVGGGAMVLGGMPSPSDMVFSRSDPVRSPYYNIELKEIHVGGKALRVDPRVFDSKHGTVLDSGTTYAYLPEQAFVAFKDAVTSKVHSLKKIRGPDPNYKDICFAGAGRNVSQLHEVFPYVDMVFGNGQKLSLTPENYLFRHSKVDGAYCLGVFQNGKDPTTLLGGIIVRNTLVTYDRHNEKIGFWKTNCSELWERLHIGGAPSPGPSSDTGSQADMSPAPAPSGLPEFDVGLITIDMSINVTYPNLKPHLHELAELIAKELEIDSRQVRVMTVTSQGNSTLIRWGIFPAGPDNAMSNATAMGIIYRLTQHHVQLPKNLGSYQLLEWNVQPLTRRSWFQEHVVSILLGILLVILFTLSAFLVVLVWRKKFSGQTAYRPVDAVAPEQELQPL from the exons ATGGCGAGTCGCGGCCGGCCTCGGCCCGGCTCGCTCCaggccctcgccgccgtcctcctcctgGCCGCCGCGTCCGCGGCCGCAGCCGGATCCCCCGATCGGCCCGCGCCGGGGCCGCCGCTGTTCCTCCCGCTCACGCGCTGCTACCCCAACGCTAGCCGGCTTGCCGGCTCGTTGCGGCGCGGGCTAGACGAAGGGGCGCACCCCAACGCGCGCATGCGCCTCCACGACGATCTCCTCACCAACGG GTACTACACGACGAGGCTGTACATCGGGACGCCCCCGCAGGAGTTCGCGCTGATCGTTGACTCCGGGAGCACCGTCACGTACGTGCCCTGCGCCTCCTGCGAGCAGTGCGGCAACCACCAG GATCCAAGATTTCAACCTGATCTCTCCAGTACATATTCACCAGTAAAATGCAATGTCGACTGTACTTGTGACAATGACAAAAATCAGTGCACTTACGAGAGGCAGTATGCTGAAATGAGCTCCAGCAGTGGGGTGCTTGGTGAGGACATTGTGTCTTTTGGTAGAGAGAGTGAACTTAAGCCACAGCGTGCTGTTTTTGGCTGCGAAAATTCTGAAACTGGAGATTTGTTTAGCCAGCATGCTGATGGTATAATGGGGCTGGGTCGTGGTCAACTTAGCATAATGGACCAGCTTGTTGATAAGGGTGTTATAAGTGATTCGTTCTCTTTGTGCTATGGTGGAATGGATGTTGGTGGTGGTGCTATGGTACTTGGTGGAATGCCTTCTCCTTCTGACATGGTTTTCTCACGTTCAGACCCTGTCCGCAG CCCGTATTACAACATTGAGTTAAAGGAAATACATGTTGGTGGAAAGGCACTGCGGGTAGACCCAAGGGTCTTTGACAGCAAACATGGGACTGTTTTGGATAGTGGAACCACATATGCTTATTTGCCAGAGCAAGCTTTTGTGGCTTTTAAAGACGCT GTGACAAGCAAAGTCCATTCTCTCAAGAAAATCCGTGGCCCTGATCCAAATTACAAGGATATCTGCTTTGCAGGTGCTGGAAG GAACGTCTCACAACTACATGAGGTATTTCCATATGTTGACATGGTATTTGGAAATGGACAGAAGCTCTCACTTACACCAGAAAATTATTTATTTCGG CACTCCAAAGTTGATGGGGCCTATTGTTTGGGTGTATTCCAAAATGGGAAAGATCCAACAACACTATTAGGAG GTATCATAGTTCGTAATACACTTGTGACCTATGACCGTCACAATGAAAAGATTGGCTTTTGGAAAACTAACTGTTCGGAATTGTGGGAGAGGCTCCATATCGGTGGTGCTCCTTCACCAGGACCTTCAAGTGATACAGGTTCACAAGCAGATATGTCACCTGCTCCTGCCCCTAGTGGTTTACCAG AATTTGATGTTGGTCTCATAACTATTGATATGTCCATTAATGTTACTTACCCAAATCTGAAACCTCATCTCCATGAgctggctgagctgatagctaAAGAACTGGAAATTGACTCCCGTCAG GTTCGAGTTATGACTGTTACAAGCCAAGGAAACTCTACTCTGATCAGATGGGGTATTTTCCCAGCAGGACCTGATAATGCTATGTCTAATGCAACAGCAATG GGTATCATCTACCGGTTAACTCAGCATCATGTTCAATTGCCTAAAAATCTTGGCAGTTATCAGTTGCTCGAGTGGAATGTGCAACCTTTAACCAGAAG GTCGTGGTTTCAAGAACATGTAGTCTCTATACTACTTGGGATTTTATTAGTTATTTTGTTCACTTTGTCAGCCTTTTTAGTAGTACTTGTTTGGAGAAAGAAATTTAGTGGTCAAACTGCCTACAGACCTGTTGACGCTGTGGCCCCTGAGCAAGAACTCCAGCCACTATAA